The window TTATATCCCGAAAGCGTGCCGTAAGGCGACTTTGAGAGTATAATATGCAGGGAATGACCGGTCTCATGGAAGAGTGTTTCGATATCGGATACCGAAAGAAGACTCGGTCTGCCGTTCTGCGGTTTCTCAAAATTACCGATTATGACCGCAACGGGCTTTACGTATTCGCCGTTCTTCTCTCTTCCCGTTATAACCATTTCGGCTGCAGCTCCGGTATATTTGCCGTCACGGACATACGGGTCGACGTAAAGGTAACCCAGAACCTTCCCGTCAGACGAATTCGTGACCTCATACAGGCTCACGTCAGGCGACCAGACGGAGGCGTTCTCAACCTTTATGAAATTTACCCCGAACAGCTTTCCGCATGTATCGAAAACGCCGTTTAAAACACTCCCGTATGGGAAATACGATTTCAGCTTCTCCTCATCGTAGCTGTATTCGTTTTCTTTCAGGATATTTGAAAGATAAACCTTGTCCCACGGGAAGACTGTCGTCGCATTTGAATCAATGCTCTTCTTAACCTCCAGGAGTTTTTTCATCTCCTCGTCGTTTTTCTCAGAGAGGGGCTCTTTTATGGAGTTAAGAAAGTCCATCACATTGCTTACGTTTTTGGCCATTCTGTCAGAAAGGACATATTCGGCCCAGGTGGAATACCCCATCTCCTCTGCAATCCTCGTCCTCAGGGATATTGCTTCCTCAATAAGCTTCGTGTTTTTGTCGGCCTCAATGTTGCTGTAGGCTATATATGCTCTTTTTCTAGCATTTTCGTCATCCGCATATTTCATCACTATTGCGTAATTCGGATAGTTTAGCTTCACGCTGTAGTTTTTGTCTGCTGTCCTGTCAAATTTGTTCAGGTCAGACTGCGATATCCCTGCAAGTTCCTCTTTCGTAAACTCAACAACCGAATCGTCGGAATTGATATTGTAGTTGTATTTTGTTTCAAGAGAACTCAGGTTCGTTTTCATATCCCTTATTACGGCCGTTTTGTCACCAGAAAGGCCAAGACCGTTTTTATCGAACTCCTCCATGACAACATCATACAGGCGCTGTTCAACGGGATTTCCGGCAGTCTGACCCTTCATTGCGTTATAAAGGTCTTCCCTGGTGTAAACGTCGTTTAAAAATGAGTTGTATGAGTCCTTTGCACCAAGACCCTCAGCCAGAACCTCGGGGTCCGGGAAAATGTCCCCCACCAGGGTCATTGGAGACATCGCATCGGAATAGTCCGTCATCACGCTGTCAAACGCTATAACAGTGTTTTCAAAAGTCCTGTATTCAGGAGGAATGTTTGCTATAGTGTTCAGGGAGGCGTTTGCCGAATCCTGCGCCTCCTTTGCCAGAACCGGAATTTCACCGGAAGAGTAGTTCATCTTTACGCCAGGGTCAAAGGTTATGTTGTTTATCCCTGACGCTGCTGCAAAGGACGTGGTTCCGTTCACAAAAATTAAAAATAAAGTTAATATAGACAAAAAAAAGCAGCAGAAAACAGGATTCCTGCACATATATATTGATATCAATGTCATAATTTCATAATTATGCCTGAAAACTGATAAACAGTTGCATACTGTCCCGAAAAATAATGGAGGGCTAAGTGTAAAGGAAAAATCTCTCTTATATTCTGACGACTTTAGGCGTCAGCTTTTCCCCGGCCTTTGGCTTTTCCAGAGGATAACCAAAAGCGATAGTCCCTACGGGACTGGAGCCTTCAGGAATCCTGAACTTTTCCAGGAGTTCTTTGTTTTCGTATGCAATCTCGGATGACCCGACAAAACAGCTCCCGACTCCAAGGGCGTGAGCTGCAAGCATCATGTTTTCGGCACACAGCGAACAGTCTATATCCTTAAAACGGCAGGTATTCTTTCCCGCGATAAGGATAACGGTCGGTGCGTTGTAATAAATGGAATAGTTCTCTCCTTCAAGAAGCTTTCTGAACTTATCGGACATGCCCTCATGGGAAACAGATTTTCTCATATTCGACAAAAGAACAGGTGCACAGTAATCAGAGATTTCCTTAAGAAACTCTTTGTCCTGTATCACGACAAAAGCCCACGGCTGGAGTGCAAGAGCGGAAGGTGCATATGTACCAGCAAGAATTATCCTGTTTAGAATCTCATCAGGAATCTGCCTTTCCTCAAATTTTCTGATGCTTCTGCGTGTCATTATGGCATCCATCGTATCCATTTTTAGTCCTCCCCGTTATGATAAGTCTCTTGAAAATTTTGGAATAAAAAACTATCCCCTCCCACAGGGGGTGACAAATTAACATTCAGAATTTTAGGTTAAGTGGGTTAATTAATGCAATTAATATTATTTTATGATAATACTAACAATGAAGCTCTCATAACAATTATTATGTGTTCAGCAAATTTCTGCGGGGTGAGAGATTGTCACAACGATTCATCCGGCATCCTCCGTTGATCCGTTTATATCCGCACTGATGCTCGGAATAGTGGCCTTATGCATATTCGGCATGGCTGTTATCTCAGGGCGTTTCTGTCCTGAATTCGGAGGAAGGCTGTTTTGCCACGAAACAACTATTTAATTTCACTCATTTTTGCAGTTCTGCTGATAATTTGCATTTCTGCGGGTTATATATTCGTTTCAGGCCTAGGCCAGTCCCGGGGAGACCAGACCGAAATTTTAAAGGTTGTTATGCCATATGATGAATCTGTATAACTTCTTAACTTCTGCCCTGACACAGACAGCTGAAAATTACAGCAGTGACCACAACGCAGGAATTGAAATAACAATAGTTCAGGGAAGAAAGAAAATAGTCTCGGAAATCCTGAACGGCGATATTTCGCCTGACATCGTAATACTTTAAAAGAGCTATCCCTTATTCAGTCTCAGCGGCCTTTATATTTTCAGCCAGAAAGGGATCATAAGTTCCTAAGACTACCTGTGCACGGGAAAATCAGAGCTTATTTCAGGAGAATACAGCAGGATAAACGGTTTTTCTGACCTTAATAAAAACACGAATTTCGCAATCATCGACCTTGACAACTATCATGTGCCCCGGGGTGCCTTGCAAACTACATAATTTCGTCTGAAAACATAACGGTTAATCCCGTCCTGTGTATTGATACGGGGACTCTCTATCTGACCGTAAAGAACGGCACTTGCTGATTGCGACCTGCATGTTGGACAGTGAATTCAAAGCTTTTGAAAATTAGTACGGCAGAAACCTTAAGGAAACGGAACTTTCGCAGTACAACATGGACAACTACATCGCCGTAATGAATACGTCTGAAGATGTTAAGTCCGCAGAAGATTTTAAGAATTACGTATTATCTCCGGGATTTTTCTAAAAAGGCCTCAATGTTCCAAAAATTTTGAATAAACTCACATTTTCCTAATAAACCATGAATAAATTCTCTGATAATAAAACTCATAATTCAGACCTTAAGGCAGGTTAAAAAGCTTGTAGAAGGCAACCGGCCTTTACACAGGACAAGTCCAACAGAATCCTTTCACTTCAGAAAAAAACAGGAAGGTTTTATTCAGACCTTTTTTTCAATGATATAAACGTTCAGGTTTTCCAGCGGAACAACCCTTAAGCTACCTGATTTGTTAAGATAAGATTCAAGTGAATGAAGGTCTACTCCGGTAAATCCGTCTTTTCCGTGAAGAATTTCAAATCCTTCAGGTGTAAACTCCGCTATTATGAAACGAAGATAAGAAACACGGGAGATTTCAGCCAGAGCTTTTTCTCTTTTGTCCTCAGGAATATGGTGCAGTGCACCAAAGCATATTCCCACATCAAAGGCATCATTGCAGTAGGAGAGGTTTGTTACATCCTCTTTTTCAAAACTTATCTTTTCGGAAACTCCCTCGTTTTCCGCTTTTTCCTCCCAGACTGCAATTTTTTCAGTATCAATATCGATTGACGTTACAAAACAGTCGTACCCTTTCGCAGCCATGATGCAAAGAGGCCCGGCCCCGACGTCAAGCACTTCAAGATCGTTTACACCCGCAATCTCAAGAACTTTTTTCCGTTCATCAAGAAAACTACTTTTGTCATGCGGTTTTTTTGTATCTTCTGAGTGTTCCATTCTCACTTTCTTTTTGTCTTTATTGCAGATGAAATTTTGCAGGCGCCGGGAACAAAAGAATACTTTAAAAATGAGCGTTTAATTTGACATTACTCTAAAAATTGTTGTATTTTTTGGTTTTTTACAGATTGTTTCAGCAGGAGACAAAAAAAATTTCTTCCCCCGGTTAATACGTACCGTACTTCTTTACGGCGTCTGTTAAAGCCCTGACATTTTCAGGTTTTGAAGCTCCGGATATTCCACCTCCGTCGACACCCGGGAAGACAATGAAGCCGCCGTCTTTACA of the Methanomicrobium sp. W14 genome contains:
- a CDS encoding M3 family metallopeptidase, whose amino-acid sequence is MNGTTSFAAASGINNITFDPGVKMNYSSGEIPVLAKEAQDSANASLNTIANIPPEYRTFENTVIAFDSVMTDYSDAMSPMTLVGDIFPDPEVLAEGLGAKDSYNSFLNDVYTREDLYNAMKGQTAGNPVEQRLYDVVMEEFDKNGLGLSGDKTAVIRDMKTNLSSLETKYNYNINSDDSVVEFTKEELAGISQSDLNKFDRTADKNYSVKLNYPNYAIVMKYADDENARKRAYIAYSNIEADKNTKLIEEAISLRTRIAEEMGYSTWAEYVLSDRMAKNVSNVMDFLNSIKEPLSEKNDEEMKKLLEVKKSIDSNATTVFPWDKVYLSNILKENEYSYDEEKLKSYFPYGSVLNGVFDTCGKLFGVNFIKVENASVWSPDVSLYEVTNSSDGKVLGYLYVDPYVRDGKYTGAAAEMVITGREKNGEYVKPVAVIIGNFEKPQNGRPSLLSVSDIETLFHETGHSLHIILSKSPYGTLSGYNVDFDFTETPSQTLEEWAWDPEILELMSGKYDKPSEKIPDSLLKSVISARDFGKGISYSSQLMYSLVDMYYHNSTVPVNTTNVWNSTYEEVFGEGLPVLIHPQATFPHLMGGYDAGYYGYLWSKVYALDIDEKFKEYGMTNETLGLKLRDDIYSKGNTEDNMVLLENFLGEKPGVDALYDYLGLNTPDET
- a CDS encoding nitroreductase family protein, yielding MDTMDAIMTRRSIRKFEERQIPDEILNRIILAGTYAPSALALQPWAFVVIQDKEFLKEISDYCAPVLLSNMRKSVSHEGMSDKFRKLLEGENYSIYYNAPTVILIAGKNTCRFKDIDCSLCAENMMLAAHALGVGSCFVGSSEIAYENKELLEKFRIPEGSSPVGTIAFGYPLEKPKAGEKLTPKVVRI
- a CDS encoding class I SAM-dependent methyltransferase, whose protein sequence is MEHSEDTKKPHDKSSFLDERKKVLEIAGVNDLEVLDVGAGPLCIMAAKGYDCFVTSIDIDTEKIAVWEEKAENEGVSEKISFEKEDVTNLSYCNDAFDVGICFGALHHIPEDKREKALAEISRVSYLRFIIAEFTPEGFEILHGKDGFTGVDLHSLESYLNKSGSLRVVPLENLNVYIIEKKV